Genomic DNA from Hordeum vulgare subsp. vulgare chromosome 2H, MorexV3_pseudomolecules_assembly, whole genome shotgun sequence:
CAGCAGtcatcttcccctcctcctcctcctcctcacattCAAGCATCTTCGAATATTTGTGCATCTCCATGGTCATACCACCCCCCCACTTCATGCTCCTCATCGGAATCCAGCACCATCACCACTGCCTGTGTGCTTGATTTGCTTTCGTTGCTTGATTTGCCTTCGTTGCTTGAATTGCTCTCGTCCATAATCCTCGATGCATGCTCCTCCGTGTTTGATTGGCCTTTGCCTTCGTTGCTCGAATTGCTCTCGTCCATCATCCTAGATGCGTGCGTCTCCGTGCTTGATTGGCCTTTGCCTTCGTTGCTTGAATTGCCCTCGTCCATCATCCTCGACGCATGCGTCTCCGTGCTTGATTGGCCTTCACCTGTCATGGGATCAATCATCTCCATGTACTCCATGGTACTCTGGTTGTCGTAAGAGTGGACAGCCGCCTGGTCGCAAAGGCCACTTGTAGGATCCGCTGCCACGAAATGTTCATCCTCCTCATCAGTCATCTGGCCATCAGGACAGTAGGCAGCCATCTGCGGCGTTTCCATGTTTGATCTACAAAGGCCCATTGTCAGATCTGTTACCGATGCATCCACATGTTGCTTGGTTCCCTGGTTCTCAAAACAGTGGATGCCGGATTTGCCTTTGTCATCCTTGGTCCTCTGGTCATCAACATTTTGGTCAGCCATCTTTTTACCAGCCGCATTCTCGGTATAATGCAATATATTCAGGGACATCTTGAATAATCTCTGCGCCGCGTCTAACTGATCGAAGACCTTGTGATGGGAGGTGACGGGGATACTGATTTTGGCCAGAATAGATGCCATGGATGCCATCTCGTCGCACAAGGCATCCGTCCGGTGCAATATATGACTGAGTAAGCAGTTTAGGCGCTCGCCCTCATCCTCACCGCCGTGGGGCAGGTATAAATGCTCGGAGTTGGATATGAATCCGGAGGCAGGCTTGATTTCCTTCTGGCCGCACCGCTCGGGCATCTGCTCAGAGACGCAACTGACTTGGGAGCTCATACTCTGGGTATCGGAGTTGGGCAGGTCCACGCTCTCCTGGTCGGCCATGTCCTCCTTCTTCCCCGCGACCCTCCGCTCTTCGGAAGGGACGTCCGGCCTCCCATCCATCTCACGAGGCGTCCTCAcctcgccgccgcccgccgccgatctctcttctctttctcttcttggttGAGATTGCTAACCAGGCGTGCCGTCTGGTatt
This window encodes:
- the LOC123429742 gene encoding uncharacterized protein LOC123429742 — protein: MDGRPDVPSEERRVAGKKEDMADQESVDLPNSDTQSMSSQVSCVSEQMPERCGQKEIKPASGFISNSEHLYLPHGGEDEGERLNCLLSHILHRTDALCDEMASMASILAKISIPVTSHHKVFDQLDAAQRLFKMSLNILHYTENAAGKKMADQNVDDQRTKDDKGKSGIHCFENQGTKQHVDASVTDLTMGLCRSNMETPQMAAYCPDGQMTDEEDEHFVAADPTSGLCDQAAVHSYDNQSTMEYMEMIDPMTGEGQSSTETHASRMMDEGNSSNEGKGQSSTETHASRMMDESNSSNEGKGQSNTEEHASRIMDESNSSNEGKSSNESKSSTQAVVMVLDSDEEHEVGGWYDHGDAQIFEDA